The Bradyrhizobium sp. CCBAU 051011 DNA segment CTTTCCGCATGTCATCGAAGCCGGCACACCGGATGCGCGCTACGCGATCCTCGAACGCACCGATGGCGTCTGGCGCGTGACGTTTCGGCATGTGCCGTATGATCACGAGGCGATGGCGGCTCTGGCGCGGCGGAATGGTCAGGCCGAACTCGCGTCAGCGCTGGCGACGGGATGGATCGGATAGCCGACGCCCGTAGCCCTGTAGCCCGGATGGAGCGAAGCGCAATCCGGGGCAACTCCATCAATGAGCGAAACATCCCGGGTTACGCGGAGCCTGTCATCGGGCGCGCATTCGCGCGACCCGTTGGCTTCACTCGGGCTACGTGGTTTCGATCAACGCGGCTGATCGGCGACGTCGGACACACCGACATGGTCGCGATAGACCATCTCCCAGCCTTTCCAGCCGGTGAAGAGCAGGATCAGCACGACGACGAACGACAGCACCAGTCCGGTCGGGATGATGGCGGACGTGCCCTCGGTGTAGCGCGAATACCAGTTGTAAAGCTCGATCAGGACCGCAACGACATTGCCGCCGGCGTGCAGCCAGGCATCGTTGAGATTGCGGATGCGATCGTCTCCCATCAGGTCGATCACGCCGACGACGGCCGCGAGCGCGGCCATGATCAGGCCGATGCCGAGCAGCCAGAGCGATGCGGTGGCCCAGAACTCGTTCGAGGTTCGCCAGAACGCGATATCCGAAACAAAGGCCAGAACGAAGCAGGCGACCGGAAATGGAATGAGCATGGGATGGATTGGGTGACCGGCGATCTGCGCGGTCGATCTAGGGTTTGTCATGAATGCCTCCTCAATGGGCAATAGGCATTGAACTACCTATCAGGAGGCGAGTTCCTGCGCTGTGGCGCAAAGGGCGCGGGACAGTGCGTCGCACAACCCTGCGCAACGCCCGCTTCACGACATAGGGCCGCTCACTTCAGCAGCTTCATCGGGTCGGCGGCCTTCTGCTTGAGCTGATCGAAGGTGCATTGCCGCGGCGCCTTGTCGGGCCGCCAGCGCTGGATGGAGGTGCCGTGGCGGAATCGCTCGCCGCTGAAATGATCGTAGCAGACCTCGATCACGAGTTTCGGCTTCAGGGGACACCACTGCGCCGAACGCTCGGTCGACCATCGGCTCGGGCCGCCCGGCGCGTTGCCGGTGAAGCCGGGAGCTGCGATCAGCGGCTCCAACCTTGCCGTCAGTGCCGGCTTGTCCGCCTGCTTGATGGCGGAGGTGAAGCCGACATGATGCAGGACTCCCTCGTCGTCGTAGAGACCAAGCAGCAGGGAGCCGACAACCCTGCGGTTCGCTAGTCTGTTGGTGGCGTAACGGAAGCCGCCGACCACGCAATCGGCGCTGCGGAATTTCTTGATCTTCTGCATGCCGTCGCGGTTGCCGGCCTGATAGGGCAGGTCGATGCGCTTGGCGATCACGCCGTCCGACCCGCCGCCGGATTGCTTCAGCCATTTTTGCGCGGTGGCATAGCTCGTGGTGACGGGCGACAGGCGAAATGTCGGACTGGATTTGAACTGGGCCTTTGCAAAAGCCTCCAGTGCGGGGCGGCGCTCGCGCAGCGGCGAGGCGGCGAGTTTCTTGTCCGTCGCTGAGGCCAGCAGGTCGAATGCGAGAAACAGCGCCGGCGTTTCCTGGGAAAGCTTCTTGACGCGGCTTTCGGCGGGATGAATTCGCTGCAGCAGATCGTCGAACGAAAACGCTTTGCCGCGTGGCACGACGATTTCACCGTCGAGCACAAAGGCGCTGGCTTTCAACGCCAGCGCGGCGCGAACCAGTTCGGGAAAATAGCGGGCGAGGTCCTCCCCCGACTTGGACCGGAGGTCGACCTTGTCGCCCTGGCGGGATAGCAGGCAGCGAAAGCCGTCCCATTTGGGCTCGTACTGCCATTCCGCGCCGCGCGGGATGACATCGACCGAGCGCGCTTCCATTGCCGCGAGCGGGGCGGAATTCCGGCGAGCCTTACCAGACGGCAGGCTCAGGGATTCTTCTACGCGAGACATGCCGTCTCAACGCAAACGGCCGGCTATTCGCCGGCCGTTGTCGGAAAAATTCTATAAAGAGACGATCAGACCGCCGCGGTGATCCATTGCTGCAGCTTGGCCTTCGGCGCGGCGCCGACCTGACGGGAGGCCATCTCGCCGCCCTTGAAGATCATCAGGGTCGGGATCGACATCACGCCGTATTTCGAGGCCGTCTTCGGGCTCTCGTCGACGTTCAGCTTGACGATCTTGACCTTGTCGCCCATCGCGCCGGAAATCTCGTCGAGCGCAGGCGCGATCATGCGACAGGGGCCGCACCATTCGGCCCAGAAATCGACGACCACCGGGCCGGTGGCCTTGAGCACTTCGGCTTCGAAATCGGCGTCAGAAACCTTGCCAACGGCCATCGGAATTACCTCTTCGGTTAGAAATTAAGGGGCGCGGTCAAGAATCGCGCCCTGGGATGATGTGGCAAACCTATGAACGCGATCCTGCCGGGTCAAGCGCGGTCACGCCGAGATGATGGATGCCAGCTCGGCCTCCAGCGCGGGGGCCGGAATCTCCATTAATTCAGAGGTTTCGGTCCACAGCAGCGCGGTGCGGATCGGGAGCTGGGGATAAAGCTTGCCGAGCGCCGCCCGGTACAGCGCGAGCTGGCGGACATAGTCCCGCGGCGCCTCCTCCGGCCGGCTCGGCGGGGTATGGTTGGTCTTGAAATCGACGATCAGGACCTCGCTGTCCGTGACCACGAGGCGGTCGATCTGCCCGGACACCAGCGCCGGACGCCCGCCCGGCCGCTCCAGCCGCCCGACGATCGAGACCTCGGCGCGGCTGCCCGGGGCAAACACGGGCGCAAAGCGTGCCTCCGCGATCAGGGCCAGCGTGCTTTCGGCGAGCTGCTGCCGCTCCTCCGCGGTCCAGCCATCGGCATTGCGGGCCAGATAGGCCAGCGCGGCCTCGCGGCGGCGTTCGACGGCGACGTCGGGCAGGGATTGCAGCAGCCGGTGGACCAGCGTGCCGCGCTGCAGGGCGCGGGCGCGCTGCATGAGCGATTCGGCCGTCCGTACCGGCTGGTGCCCGCTGTCCGCGGGGTCGGAAGGGCGCAGCAGGCTTCCCGGCGAAATTTCAGGCTGTGCCGGGGTCAGCAGCCAGCTCGGCAGAACGATCGGCGCCGTCGAGGACGGCGTGGCAGCCGGAGCGGCCGATGGCGCAGTCTCCTCAGGGCGCGCATAGCGCTTCACGCGGCCGGCGGTCGTTTCGATCTCCTGAAGCTGCAATCCGGAACCGGCGAGCCCCTTGGTGATCAGATCGTACCAGGACAACGGCCGGACGCTCTTCATGTTGCCGGGCATGCAGCCGCCGACGACAAGGCGGTCCGCCGCGCGCGTCATCGCGACATAGAGCAGGCGGCGGTATTCATCCTCGGTATCGCCGATCATCGCCGCGCGGGCCGCGACGACGGCCGGCGGATCCTCGGCCTTGCGGCCGGCCCAGACCACGACACCTGGTGCATGCGGATCGGCATTGCCTACCGGCAGGTTGATCAGCTTCAGCCGCTGCGTATCCGAAGGCGAGGTCGTGGTATCAACCAGGAACACGACGGAAGCCTCCAGGCCCTTGGCGCCGTGCACGGTCATGACGCGGACCTCATCGCGCG contains these protein-coding regions:
- a CDS encoding DUF2231 domain-containing protein — its product is MTNPRSTAQIAGHPIHPMLIPFPVACFVLAFVSDIAFWRTSNEFWATASLWLLGIGLIMAALAAVVGVIDLMGDDRIRNLNDAWLHAGGNVVAVLIELYNWYSRYTEGTSAIIPTGLVLSFVVVLILLFTGWKGWEMVYRDHVGVSDVADQPR
- a CDS encoding ATP-dependent DNA ligase, translating into MEARSVDVIPRGAEWQYEPKWDGFRCLLSRQGDKVDLRSKSGEDLARYFPELVRAALALKASAFVLDGEIVVPRGKAFSFDDLLQRIHPAESRVKKLSQETPALFLAFDLLASATDKKLAASPLRERRPALEAFAKAQFKSSPTFRLSPVTTSYATAQKWLKQSGGGSDGVIAKRIDLPYQAGNRDGMQKIKKFRSADCVVGGFRYATNRLANRRVVGSLLLGLYDDEGVLHHVGFTSAIKQADKPALTARLEPLIAAPGFTGNAPGGPSRWSTERSAQWCPLKPKLVIEVCYDHFSGERFRHGTSIQRWRPDKAPRQCTFDQLKQKAADPMKLLK
- the trxA gene encoding thioredoxin, with product MAVGKVSDADFEAEVLKATGPVVVDFWAEWCGPCRMIAPALDEISGAMGDKVKIVKLNVDESPKTASKYGVMSIPTLMIFKGGEMASRQVGAAPKAKLQQWITAAV